CTAGGTGTCACAGCCTTGGGGTGTTCATTATTGACCCCAGAAATGCCATTCTAGACAGCCCTGGGGTGTCACAGCCTTGGGGTGTTCATTATTGACCCCAGAAATGCCATTCTAGACAGCCCTGGAGTGTCTCACAGCTTTGGGATGTCCCTTACTGACCCCAGAACACCCTGGCCAGCCCTGAGGTGTCTCACAGCTTTGGGGTGTTCATTACTGGCGCCAGAAATGCCATCCTGGACAGCCCTGGGGTATTCCTTTACTGACCCCAGGACATTTTGGACAGCCCTGAGGTGTCTCACAGCTTTGGGGTGTTCCTTGCTGACCCCAGAAATGCCATcctggacagccctggggtgTTCCTTTGCTGACCCCAGGACATTTTGGACAGCCCTGAGGTGTCTCACAGCTTTGGGGTGTTCCTTCTGTGGGAGCTCTGTAGGATCAGGAGAGCACAGTGTGGGACGGAGTGGGAGCAGTTTGGGTTTCTGTGGTGCCTGTGGGGTTTCTCTGCTGTTGGTGGAGTTACTCTGGTGTTTGTGTGTTTCTCTGTTGTTTGTGGGGTTTCTCtgctgtttgtggggttttttctctgCTGTTTGTGGGGTTTCTGTGGTGCCTGTGGGGTTTCTCTGCTGTCTGTGGGGTTTCTCTGCTGCCTGTGGGGTTTCTCTGTTGTTTGTGGGGTTTCTCTGTTGTTTATGGGGTTTCTGTGGTGCCTGTGGGGTTTCTCTGCTGTTTTTGGGTTTCTCTGCTGTCTGTGGGGTGGCCCCAGTGGCAGGGTGGGTTGGGAAGGAGCCCTTTCCTCGGTTTCCCAGGGAATCTCAGTGTtcccgggcagggctgtgggagccagcgctggctgctgggctggggggttTTATCCCAGGCCAGGCTATGGGGTTTTATCCCAGGCCAGGCTATGGGGTTTTATCCTGCACTGGGCTGTGGGGTTTTATCCCAGATCAGGCTATGGGGTTTTATCCTGCACTGGGCTATGGGGTTTTATCCCAGGCCAGGCTATGGGGTTTTATCCTGCACTGGGCTGTGGGGTTTTATCCCAGATCAGGCTATGGGGTTTTATCCTGCACTGGGCTATGGGGCTTTATCCCAGGCCAGGCTATGGGGTTTTGTCCTGGGCTGGGAGGTTTATCCCAGGTTGCCCGTGGGGTTTTATCCCAGGCTGAGCTATGGGCATTTATCCTGCACTGGTCTATAGGGATTCATCCCAGGCTGACCTGTGGGGTTTTAtcccgggctgggctcaggggTTTTATTTCAGGCCAGGCTAGGGGGGTTTatcccaggctgggctgtgggcaTTTATCCCGGGCCAGGAGCTGGTTCTGGCCCCGGGCTGTGTTCCCTTCACCCCTGATGCCACTGTGTGCTTTTTTCCAGGCCGGAACACAGCagtgggaaatgcagggctgagagcagagcccagccaggacaggCTCTGCATTTCAGTAAATAAACATCAGCCATTTAAGTGAATAagtctaaaataaataaaaataattatttattaacaaataaattaataaatttattaatttattaataaagtaaaaatcaccaaaagaagccaaataaaatataaatccctgaaaataatgaattaaattaagcaatgaaataaatattattaaaaacgaataaaatagaaaatattaaaTAAGAAGTAataagaaataaagagaaataacTGAAATGAAAAATTATACAATAAATATATtgtataattataaatataatatataaatatatacatttatatatatataaataatatatattataaatataaatatataaaataaaaataaaataaaattaatacaacatataaaagaaaaacaataaaaaaataaaaattaagttaataatggaataaaaacaaaatactaataaaataaaatagactaAATTCCAGGTGGGCAGTGGAAGCGGGGGCACGTTGCGCTCCTTTTGTGGTCTTGGCCTGGTTCTGTCTCATCCCTGTTCTGCCCCATTCCCGGTTCTGTCCCATTCCCGGCTCTGTCCggtttctgtcccggttctgtcccatTCCGGGCTCTGTCCCGGTTGTGTCTCCATTCCCGTTTCTGTCccggctctgtccctgtcccggttCTGTGCCCTGTCccggctctgtccctgctctgtctcCATTCCCGCtcctgtcccggttctgtcccatTCCCggctctgtcccctgtcccggctctatcccggctctgtcccctgtcccggctctatcccGGCTCTATCCCTGCTCTGTCTCCACTCCCGGTTCTGTCCCATTCccggctctgtccctgctctgtctcCATTCCCGCtcctgtcccggttctgtcccggttctgtcccggttctgtcccattcccgcctctgtccctgctctgtctcCATTCCCGCtcctgtcccggttctgtcccggctctgtccctgctctgtctccactcccgctcctgtcccgtttctgtcccggttctgtcccggttctgtcccggttctgtcccattcccggctctgtccctgctctgtctccactcccgctcctgtcccgtttctgtcccggttctgtcccggttctgtcccggttctgtcccattcccgcctctgtccctgctctgtctccactcccgctcctgtcccggttctgtcccggccCGGGGTCGCGGTGGCGCGCGCTATTCCGGGTTTCGCGTCACGGTGACGCGCGCGGGGGGGCGGGGGTGGCACCGCCCTCTATGCAAATGAGGCCACGCCCCCGCCCGGGCGCGTGGCCGGGCGCGTCCCTCCGCGTGACGTCACCGCTCGGAACCTTACCAAAAGGGCGCGCTGGCGCGCGGGGGGGGCGTGTCCGGGGCGGGCCGCGGGCGGCGCGGATTGGCGGGCGGCGCTGACGCGCGGTGACGCGCGGGGGCTCGCGGCGCACGTTGgtcggcggcggccgcggccacATAAACAAAGGCACATTGCGGGCGGGCACAGTCCggccgcccgcgccgccgccgccgctccgcccgccgccgctgccgctctTGGATGCGCGCCCCGCGCTCCGCTCCCCGGTgagtgcccggcccggcccggcccgcctcCCGCGCCCCCTCCCGCGCGAGGCTCCCCCGTACCGTGCTGTCCCGTCCCGTGCCGTGCCATCCCGTGCCGTGCCAGCTGCCGGCGGTCCCCGGACGGGACGGGTGGCGCTGCCCGCGGGCGCGTGTCCCCGGCGGAGCTGCCGCGCCGAGCCGGGTCCGTCCGGGCTGTCTGTCTGGCTGCCACCGCGCCCCGCTCCGGTACCGGCACCGCCGCCGCGCCGGGAGCCCCGCGCCGCGCCCGCTCTCCCCAGGGACGCGCCGCGGCTCCCGGAGGgcggggagaagggagcccggcaGCCGGTGCCGGTGACAGCCCGCCCGCGGGGAGCCGCCTGCCCGCTTAGCGAGAAACAACCCAGACTGAGCCCAGACCGAGCCCAGAGCGGCTCCTCGAGggcgcggggcggccccggcacCGCTCCCGCTCCCGTGGGCTCCGCAGCCGGAGCTCCCCCGAGccgggcggagcggcggcggctccgtGTGTCTGTCCGCGCTCAGGCGGCtccgtgtgtctgtccctgcGCCGGCGGCTCCGTGTGTCTGTCCGCGCTCAGGCGGCTCCGTGTGTCTGTCCCTCCACCGACCGTCCGTGTGTCAGTTCCCCGCCGGGGCTGCCTGACCGTCGGGTCCGTGTGCCCGTTCTCCGCTCCGGGTCCGTGTGTCTGTCCTCGCACCAGCGGGTTTGTGTGTCAGTCTCCCACCCGTGCTGCCCGATCGGTGGGTCCGTGTGTCAGTCCGTTCACCGGCAGGTCCGTGTGTCCGTCCGCTCACTGGCCAGTCCGTGTGTCGGTGTGTCGGGTCCGTGTGTCGGTCCACTTACCGGCGGGTCCGTGTGTCTATCCATCCGCTCACCGTCGGGTCCGCGTGTCAGTGTGTCTGTCCGCTCACCGGCGGGTCCGTGTGTCGTTCCGTGTGTCCGTCCGCTCACCGGCGGCTCCGTGTCTCCGCAGCCGTCGCGCCGGGCAGGCTGGAGCCGCCGCCGCGCTCTGAACCCGCGGACCCCTCGCTGCCCGCCGCGCTCCGACGCTGTCCGCCCTCGGCTGCCCCGAAGCCGCCGCTCCCCCGGCTGAAGGTGGGTGCGCTCCGTCCCCGCGGCCCCGGCGGGGCagggcgctcccggcgctcccgGTGCTCGGCCCCGGTGGCCGGCGCGGGGCGGCCCGGGCCGAGCCTAGCTGCCGCTGTTTCGTTCGCAGCCATGCCCTGCGTTCAGGCTCAGTATGGGTCCTCGCCTCAAGGAGCCAGCCCGGCCTCCCAGAGCTACAGCTACCACTCCTCGGGAGAGTACAGCTCCGATTTCCTGACTCCGGAGTTCGTCAAGTTTAGCATGGACCTCACCAACACCGAGATCACCGCCACCACTTCTCTCCCCAGCTTCAGCACCTTTATGGACAACTACAACACGAGCTACGACGTGAAGCCCCCCTGCTTGTACCAAATGCCCCTGTCGGGACAGCAGTCCTCCATTAAGGTGGAAGACATTCAGATGCACGGCTACCAGCAGCACGGCCACCTGCCGCCGCAGTCCGAGGAGATGATGTCCCACTCGGGCTCCGTCTACTACAAGCCCTCGTCGCCCCCGACCCCGTCCACGCCCGGCTTCCAGGTGCAGCACGGCCCCGTGTGGGACGAGCCCGGCTCCCTGCACAACTTCCACCCCAACTACGTGGCCACCACGCACATGATCGAGCAGCGCAAGACGCCCGTGTCCCGCCTGTCGCTGTTCTCCTTCAAGCAGTCCCCGCCCGGCACGCCCGTGTCCAGCTGCCAGATGCGCTTCGAGGGGCCCCTGCACGTGCCCATGGGCGCCGAGCCCGCGGGGCCGCACCCCGGCGTGGACGGGCAGCCGTTCGCCGTGCCCGGCGGGCTCCGCAAGCAGCCGCCCATGGCCTTCCCGGGGCTGCCGCTGGGCCCCGCGCCGCAGCTGCTGGACAGCCAGGTGCCCTCGCCGCCGTCCCGCGGCTCGCCCTCCAACGAGGGGCTCTGCGCCGTGTGCGGCGACAACGCGGCCTGCCAGCACTACGGCGTGCGCACCTGCGAGGGCTGCAAGGGCTTCTTCAAGGTGAGCGGGGCCGAgcggggcggcggggggcggcggggcggcccgcgGGGCCCGCGGATGGAAATCGGTTAGGACAGAGCGGCGCGTCTGAGCTAACCGTGTGGAACGGAATTCCCTGTGGTAAAATTAAGTGATCTCTTTATTTCGCCATCCTGATTGAATAATCTTATCGTTTTAAATAGAGGAGGTCTCCAAGGAATGTAAATAATATGAATGCCCACGGATTTGTATTTACCGAGCGTCTCTTTCCCTCCTCTTGGCATATAAAACACGGCTAGGAGCTGCGAGGTTAGCTTGGATGTTAACGCTGTCAATTTTCTCCTGTTAAATGccctgggaagggaaaaaaaaaaaaaaaaaaaggaagggagggggggaaggaaaaggaaataaaagggaaaaaagggaaactaAATAAAGGGGGAAAGGGAATAAAATTAAAGAGGGAAAAGGGCAAAGGAaatgaagggaaaagaaaataaatctaaaaggtcgaagaagaaaaggggaaaaggaaaaatttaaaagggaGAAGAGAATAAAGGGGTAAAGAGGAAGGGATATAAAGGTTAaaaagaggagaagtaaagataaaaaaaaatgaaaataaaataaagggggaaaatgaAAGCGGGAACGGAAAACGAAGGGGAAGAAAACAAAGCGGATAAacggaaaataaaataaagggggggggggaggaaagaAAAACCAGGGTGGAAGGCGGTAAAAGCAGCCGCGGGCAGGCGGGACTCGGGGCGCTCCGGTCCGGCGCTGACGCCGCTGCCGCCCGGTGCAGCGCACGGTGCAGAAGAACGCCAAGTACGTGTGTCTGGCCAACAAGAACTGCCCGGTGGACAAGCGCCGCCGCAACCGCTGCCAGTACTGCCGCTTCCAGAAGTGCCTGGCCGTCGGCATGGTCAAGGAGGGTGagtgtccgtccgtccgtccgcgaGCGGGTCCGAGCGTCGGGCGCGCCCCGCGGCGCCGGGCTGACCCCCGTCTCTTGCAGTGGTGCGCACAGACAGCCTCAAAGGCCGGCGCGGCCGCTTGCCGTCCAAACCGAAGAGCCCCCAGGAGCCTTCTCCCCCCTCTCCCCCGGTGAGTCTGATCAGTGCGCTGGTGAGAGCCCATGTCGACTCCAACCCGGCTATGACCAGCCTGGACTATTCCCGGGTAAGCGGCACCGAGCTCGCGGAGGgaccccgccgccgccgcccggggaGGGGGGTCCGGCCCCGCGGCCGTGCGGGGGGACACGGGAGCCCGCccggggctcggctcggctcggctctgcccgcccgggctcggctcggctcggctcggctcagccctgctctgcccgcccgggctcggctcggctcggctcagccctgctctgccggCACcgggggctcggctcggctcggctcagccctgctctgcccgccCGGGGCtcggctcagccctgctctgccggCACcgggggctcggctcggctcggctcggccccgcCCGGGATCGGGCCCCCCGCGCACGGAGAGCGGCGGCCTCGGAGCGCCGTTCCTAATCGAATTAATTGCCCCGGAACATCTAATTTCCTCACCGGTCAGAGAGAGCTTTAATTGTTATCCCAGCCCGCTCCCCGGCCAGCGACGGGGCGAGCAATTTCACGGGTTATAGACTTTAGAGAACCTCATTAAGtgctttttaaaatgaatttcCAGTTCCAGGCTAACCCCGACTACCAGCTGAGCGGTGACGACACCCAGCACATCCAGCAGTTCTACGATCTGCTGACCGGCTCCATGGAGATCATCCGAGGGTGGGCGGAAAAAATCCCCGGCTTCACCGAGCTGCCCAAGACGGACCAGGACCTGCTGTTCGAGTCcgccttcctggagctgttcgTGCTGCGCCTGGCGTACAGGTGAGCGGGGCAGGCAGGGAATCGCACCCCTTCAAGGTCCGCTGGGCTGCGTTTTATTAACTCCTCGGTAATTAGGTGCCTCTTAAATCCTTCCTTTATTGCTCCTGGAGTAATTAGTTGTTTAGATTTTCTCCCCAATCATCTCCtttcttattattttatttctttcctgcTCTCTCttgttgttttttctctttcattcCCTCTTCTGTTTTATCTTTTCCCCCCCGTCTGTCCTTCTTCCTTTTGCTCATTCTCTCGTTCTTTACTCTTATATTTTGTCTTTCTCTtatcttttgtctttttctttcttttcctccatTTTCTCTCGCTATCTaattttcctccctctctcaTCCCTCCATCCATGCATCGGCTCACTCTGGGGTTGTGCCCTTCCTTGCAGGTCCAACCCCGTGGAGGGGAAGCTGATCTTCTGCaacggggtggtgctgcaccgGTTGCAGTGCATCCGTGGCTTCGGGGAGTGGATCGATTCCATCGTGGAGTTCTCCTCCAACCTGCAGAACATGAACATCGACATCTCTGCCTTCTCGTGCATCGCTGCCCTGGCCATGGTGACAGGTCAGTGTCCCCcctgccgccccccgcccgccctgCTCCGTGCCAGACCCCTGACCTCCCACACCCTTCTATTGCAGAGAGGCACGGGCTCAAGGAACCCAAGCGGGTGGAAGAGCTTCAGAACAAGATTGTAAATTGTCTCAAAGACCACGTGACTTTCAATAACGGGGGGCTGAATCGCCCCAACTATTTGTCCAAACTCTTGGGGAAGCTCCCCGAACTCCGCACGCTTTGCACGCAGGGGCTGCAGCGCATTTTCTACCTGAAACTGGAGGATTTGGTGCCACCGCCAGCAATAATCGACAAACTTTTCCTGGACACTTTACCTTTCTAAGACTCTTCCCGCACGCTTCCGCTGACCCGAGGAGAAGCTCCACCTGCCCGGAGCTGGtgtgggcccagagcagcacccCTGGGTGCCAGCTCCCACCCGGCCggtgctgccagctcctgcaggcagAAGGCGATGGGCATTTTGGCTCTGGGCCATCATGGATGCAGCTCATGGACTACACAAATACCATGGTATAAACTTTTTATTCTCGGCTTCTAAATGAGTTTATGATTAAGGACTTCTGGTGCAAAGACAAGCCTGCCTGGCGGCGCCGGCTCACGCGGGGCCAAACCCAGCGCCGGGGCGACCCAAAGCCTCACCCTCCTAAAGACTAAAGTTTTCTGCAGCAAAAGAAAGCTGTAATATACCCAGACAGACCCCAAACCTTGCGTGGGTGGCGTGGCGTTAATGAAGGCGAAGGCTTGTAAATTTATCAGATGCggtttggctttttaaaaaaaaaaagtaaaatattctTCTGTGCCTATTTATGATGAAAAGTGGAaaataattcttaaaaaaattaatcaaaaataaaagctaaatgtgtttgggaagaaaaatattaaaaaaaaaaaagggagaattaaaaaaaaaaaaaaggaaagaaaacccaaTCTGTCCATACCAGGGAAGCATGACGATTCCAGGGTGACAATGTTATAGGCACTTGCTATTTCAGTAATGTCTATATTCTATAAATAGTATTTCAGACACTATGTAGTCTGGTAGCTTTTATAAAGACTGGTAGTTATCTAAGCTTCAAACATTTTCTCAATTGTAAAATAGGTGGGCACAAGTGTTACCCCCGGAATCCCCCCCAAAGGGACACATAGTGTTTGTAAACACCGCCCGACACCCCTTGTTTGTAAGTGTTGTATGTACTGTTGATGTTGATTAAAGAAGAAGTTTATATCTTGATTATTTTGTTGTCTAAAGCTAAACAGATCTTGCATGCAGCAGCTTTTGACTGTTTCCAGAGTGCTTATACTATACATAACTCCCTGGAAATTACTGAGCACTTTGAattcttggtttgtttttgttccaTTTGTTTTTTTTATGTCTAAAAATTGTCGgttaatatattattttatgtttgagtaatatttttaatattgccATATTCTGTAGTATTTTTCTTTGTATACCCCGGTTTGGCACACGGGAAAGTCGCTGCCTTTTTTTAATATGGTGTACGACAGTTAGAAACGCGGATTATTATTAtgattataattattataattattattattattattttttctccCGAGAACTCTTTCTTTGAGAAAGACAATTTTAATGTTTACAACAATAAAACATGTAAACGAATCGAATTTCGTCTCCTTTCTGCCGAAGTGCGAAGGCGCTCAGCCAGGGGACAAAAGCCTCTGCCCGTGCGGCGCTCCCGGAGCGGCGAtggccggggccgctcccgctcGGTGccgcgggaggaagaggaggaagagccgCGGCTCGGAGGTTGGTCCTTCCTTCCCCGCGTTTTAGCGCGCTCGGTCCCCGCCGCAGGCAGACCCCGCATCCCGcgccatccatccgtccgtccgtccatccatccatccatccatccatccatccatccatccctctctccctccctccatccctccgtcCTCCCGCTCCGGCGTTCGCTCAGGCGCATCCCTTCGGCGGGGGTAATTCCTCAGGAAACACCTTCCGTGGAGGAGTTTAATTCCCGAATCCGCGCCCGCGGAGGGGCTCGGGGGGCAGCGCGGAGCGCAGCGGGTGCGGGATCCGGGCTCCTGCCAAGCTTTGGGTCGGGGGCGGCTCTCGGAGCcccgcggcaccggcaccgcaccCGGGGCACGGGCAGCACGCTCGGGGGCACCAACACCGC
The sequence above is a segment of the Melospiza melodia melodia isolate bMelMel2 chromosome 8, bMelMel2.pri, whole genome shotgun sequence genome. Coding sequences within it:
- the NR4A2 gene encoding nuclear receptor subfamily 4 group A member 2 isoform X1; this translates as MPCVQAQYGSSPQGASPASQSYSYHSSGEYSSDFLTPEFVKFSMDLTNTEITATTSLPSFSTFMDNYNTSYDVKPPCLYQMPLSGQQSSIKVEDIQMHGYQQHGHLPPQSEEMMSHSGSVYYKPSSPPTPSTPGFQVQHGPVWDEPGSLHNFHPNYVATTHMIEQRKTPVSRLSLFSFKQSPPGTPVSSCQMRFEGPLHVPMGAEPAGPHPGVDGQPFAVPGGLRKQPPMAFPGLPLGPAPQLLDSQVPSPPSRGSPSNEGLCAVCGDNAACQHYGVRTCEGCKGFFKRTVQKNAKYVCLANKNCPVDKRRRNRCQYCRFQKCLAVGMVKEVVRTDSLKGRRGRLPSKPKSPQEPSPPSPPVSLISALVRAHVDSNPAMTSLDYSRFQANPDYQLSGDDTQHIQQFYDLLTGSMEIIRGWAEKIPGFTELPKTDQDLLFESAFLELFVLRLAYRSNPVEGKLIFCNGVVLHRLQCIRGFGEWIDSIVEFSSNLQNMNIDISAFSCIAALAMVTERHGLKEPKRVEELQNKIVNCLKDHVTFNNGGLNRPNYLSKLLGKLPELRTLCTQGLQRIFYLKLEDLVPPPAIIDKLFLDTLPF
- the NR4A2 gene encoding nuclear receptor subfamily 4 group A member 2 isoform X2; this translates as MPCVQAQYGSSPQGASPASQSYSYHSSGEYSSDFLTPEFVKFSMDLTNTEITATTSLPSFSTFMDNYNTSYDVKPPCLYQMPLSGQQSSIKVEDIQMHGYQQHGHLPPQSEEMMSHSGSVYYKPSSPPTPSTPGFQVQHGPVWDEPGSLHNFHPNYVATTHMIEQRKTPVSRLSLFSFKQSPPGTPVSSCQMRFEGPLHVPMGAEPAGPHPGVDGQPFAVPGGLRKQPPMAFPGLPLGPAPQLLDSQVPSPPSRGSPSNEGLCAVCGDNAACQHYGVRTCEGCKGFFKRTVQKNAKYVCLANKNCPVDKRRRNRCQYCRFQKCLAVGMVKEVVRTDSLKGRRGRLPSKPKSPQEPSPPSPPFQANPDYQLSGDDTQHIQQFYDLLTGSMEIIRGWAEKIPGFTELPKTDQDLLFESAFLELFVLRLAYRSNPVEGKLIFCNGVVLHRLQCIRGFGEWIDSIVEFSSNLQNMNIDISAFSCIAALAMVTERHGLKEPKRVEELQNKIVNCLKDHVTFNNGGLNRPNYLSKLLGKLPELRTLCTQGLQRIFYLKLEDLVPPPAIIDKLFLDTLPF